In Halichondria panicea chromosome 5, odHalPani1.1, whole genome shotgun sequence, the genomic stretch AATGCGTAAAAACCAGTCTGTATAAGATATGATTGCTTCaaaaaaagagagagagatcGTCCAGATTTGTGTTGAACCTGTGAACGTGTGTGAAAGAAGGGTGGTCATCAATTAGAATTAGAATTTTTTATGCAAATCTTACATGTTCATAAAACACACTATTATCTCACCTATTATGCTGAGTgatttgccaatttggtgTGCTTTATAAAAACGCTACAAAGAGAAAGAAACCTAATCTACAGAGATAAAGAAGTTCTGGCTCCTGCCCAAAGAAGCCAAAGCCACTAATTAATGGGTGCAAGTCGAGTCAGCAAGATTTAtaattaaatattaattatttttgttaGCTCGCCCATTAAATTTGCTTGTTACTATTAGCAACCACAGAAACTTTGAAGGCaaaaatggaagacactccaATTTTCCCCGACCCTCCTGTTGTAACTGTGGAGAGAACTCTGGCTATTATCAAACCTGATGCAGTGCATAGAGCAGATGAGGTTATGGAGGACATCAAAAGTTTGGAATTTTCCATTCTAAATGTGAGTTGTAGAGCTCAAAAATAAATTAATTTCTGAAATATTAAAATGCACCTTATAACTTTATTTTTTCATATTCACATTCATACAAATACGATTAGTCTTGCAGACGTCTGAGACGATGTACATAccctgtacgtacgtacatgtagcgaACAGGCCGGATTTGTGGAACACTGAAATTTAGATAAATTATGCTCACCTGTAGTTAAAAACTGTACGTTAAATTCATTGTACTGCCCAGAAtagtcagtacatgtaccttacaTGTGCATATTCAGGTAACTTACAGTCTAGTAGAGAACGGACACCTTGGGGAAATTTTTGGTTGGCCTTTCTTCATGGGTGGTGGCAGTTTAAGTGCTTCCactgtaattatacaatcTCTGAAACCTGTAAAGATGCAGTAGAGTGTATTTATTGCATGCCCTTTTGCCATCACCAAATCTTTATCTCTCATCACAGCAACGCAGGTTGAGGCTGACTCCAGAACAGGCCTCCGACTTCTATGCTGAGCACTATGGCAAAATGTTCTTCCCAAGTCTCATCGCTTACATGCAAAGGTATGATGGGTTAATCTCACAAGATATATTTAGTAGCTCTGAGGAGCATTCAGTATCTCgatggtgtgtacatgtagatcaaaaATGTGTGATGGCTCAAAATTCTGTAGTATTTCCATGAAGTGTTTGAGTTGAATGCATGTACCTTTTTGGTAAACTCTTAGAGTACTAAGTTACACGCACCGGATgggccttataattatttgccaaCAATTTCATTGGTATAAAACCTTGTATTCCTTGCAGTGCTGACATCATAGCACTGGTTCTGGCCAAGCGTGATGCTATTCAAGAGTGGAGGGATCTGCTGGGACCCACGAATGCGGTCAGAGCCAAGCAAGAAGCTCCCGACTCACTCAGGGCAAAGTATGGGCATGATCAAACAAGAAATGGGCTGCACGGCAGTGATAGCTACCATACGGCCGAGAGGGAGATCAGATTCATGTTCTCAGAATGTAAATAAGTGAAGGGCtactcatgtacatgtacatgcattaattAGTTAGTTTCCATCATATTATGAAATTATTGTTTCTGAGGTTCAAACATTATTTTAGTGTACGTATACAGTaatgatatataattataggtaccgACGTTTCTAGAATTTAAACTAATACatgaatacataattattatctctgTCTTTTCTTTGTCTGCAGCGATCACAGAGCCCATCTACCACGGCCAAGATGCAACTGACTATCTCCAGAGCAAAGTGAACCCTGTCCTCACCAAGGCTCTCACACATCTGTCCAAACAAAAACCAGAAGACCCACTGGTACGCACAATCATTAAAATGATGTGATGGAAATAATAATGCATCAGTTGAATGTACACGTGACGTACGACTATTTTTCATGTGTGAATCTATACTGCCCATCCCCTGCTCCATTTTGAGGACAATTATTTGTATGCAGTTGCTAGTTACCCTAACCAACTATTCACCTACATAAGCGTATAATCATGTAAAGTACAACTTAAAGGCTCAAAATTGTATTTTGCTTATCTGCATCATTCACGCCACTTATTCCCTTGCAGACCTGGCTGGCTCAATGGTTGCTGGACAACAATCCTAACAAACCCAAAGTGACAGAAGTGGACACATGAactcattcataattatagttacagaAACTGTGTAGCACATTACATTTTTATGTTCATGTTTATGCAATTGGTATGACCacagtggtacatgtagtgcCTGCAGCGGGAATTTAAGTTATTTTAGGTGAAAATgagggtgatcgtaaaaatgTATTACTACCAGTATTTTTGATcaaagatagaaaatttaATGTGCAAACAGTTAGACCTTAGCCaacgcataattatgttagattCCTTATTAAACCGACAACGATTGGTCTTTTCCATCGCTAAAGcgatacgtataattattgtccactatagcTCTTCATAAACCACCAAATACGTttatacccaccaccttaattaaggaaacaataatattttatgtatattattattttaatatGCCTAGACAATTAAGTCATGCGTATAGTATAGGCAAATCAGATACGCCCCTTTTTGGTACTAGAGGTACGTGTACGAACAAGtttgtagctagatctacgaAAATGAGGCACCGTACAACGAACAAGAAAACCAAGAAGCTAAGGAAGAAGTCTCTGGAATTGCAGGCCTTTGTTAAGCATTCCAGTGAGCTTCATGAAGTTCTCAATGATGGTGTGTTAACAAGATTGGTTTGGGATCTCTTCCAAGCTGAAATATTCTCTCAAGCCACAGTTAGTAGTATAACACACGTCATGCTTAGTGAGAGTGATAAGGCTACAAAGCTCGTTGGTGCTATAATACAGTCTATTAAGTCTGATAACTCAAATTTACTGACCATCCTCGATTGCTGCGACAAGTATCTTGAGTTGAAGCCGGTCGTTATGCGAATGAGAGAAGAATACGACCATCTCAAAGATGTTTCGCCAGGATTTAAGAATGGTACGTAAGCGTAGCTAAGAGtatattaattaatgcaaCGTAGTTAGTAAGT encodes the following:
- the LOC135336061 gene encoding nucleoside diphosphate kinase homolog 5-like; amino-acid sequence: MEDTPIFPDPPVVTVERTLAIIKPDAVHRADEVMEDIKSLEFSILNQRRLRLTPEQASDFYAEHYGKMFFPSLIAYMQSADIIALVLAKRDAIQEWRDLLGPTNAVRAKQEAPDSLRAKYGHDQTRNGLHGSDSYHTAEREIRFMFSESITEPIYHGQDATDYLQSKVNPVLTKALTHLSKQKPEDPLTWLAQWLLDNNPNKPKVTEVDT